The Vibrio splendidus genome has a window encoding:
- a CDS encoding DUF1294 domain-containing protein — translation MLSSSIQIVITYLVLVAVSVLFAESSKALLVWYLVIGVVTFFVYAKDKRAAINGNWRVPEKTLHTFSVAGGWLGALIAQDKLRHKTQKQPFRSIYWLTVAMNVAAFVWTLTPSGQAIFGRWLSEIIGYL, via the coding sequence ATGTTGTCTTCATCTATTCAAATCGTTATCACTTATCTTGTTCTGGTAGCGGTATCTGTGTTGTTTGCGGAAAGTTCTAAAGCGCTGTTGGTGTGGTATTTGGTTATCGGTGTGGTGACGTTTTTTGTGTATGCGAAGGACAAGCGAGCAGCGATCAATGGCAATTGGCGTGTGCCAGAGAAAACCCTGCATACTTTTTCTGTTGCTGGTGGTTGGTTAGGGGCGTTGATCGCTCAAGATAAGCTGCGTCATAAAACGCAAAAGCAGCCGTTCAGATCTATCTATTGGCTGACAGTGGCAATGAATGTAGCGGCGTTTGTGTGGACGCTAACCCCAAGCGGGCAGGCAATTTTTGGTCGTTGGCTTAGCGAGATTATTGGGTATCTTTAA
- a CDS encoding alpha-amylase family glycosyl hydrolase — translation MYNQKYAIYQVFTRLFGNKNTQHVPWGTIEQNGVGKFSDFTDKALSEIQKLGMTHIWYTGVPHHAVINDYKHIGISDDHPSVVKGRAGSPYAIKDYYSVNPDLANNPDHRLEEFEALIKRSHDNGLKVIIDIVPNHVARHYQGLNNPQGVSDFGAQDDTTLEYHRNNNFYYIPNSTFELPDIEPAFTPLGGEQHPNLSSPFIETPAKWTGNGSRLAKPSFDDWYETAKINYGVRPDGSKDFPELPSDYAQRDYREHHHFWESAAVPSSWVKFRDITLFWLEKGVDGFRYDMAEMVPVEFWSYLNSSIKMKNQDAFLMAEVYQPDLYRDYIHLGKMDYLYDKVDLYDGLKDIMQGKASTAIIPEIQHQMMDIEHHMLHFLDNHDEQRVASPEFVGNPNIAKPAMLVSALLSSSPTMIYFGQEVGEPGAENAGFGQPSRTSIFDYVGVPQHQKWMNHGAFDAGLLNDNEKQLRHFYQKVMNFSLEHSSMTGEYRDLHKSNNQSDSVYTFLRYDDQEVTIVAANFSQHVTENIHLTVPNDLIQTLTIADGNYLLDEHIEGIQQQVLNVEKSIGSFSLELKPLASLVWVFPLSE, via the coding sequence ATGTACAACCAAAAGTACGCCATCTACCAAGTTTTTACGCGTTTATTTGGTAATAAGAACACCCAACATGTTCCATGGGGCACAATCGAACAAAATGGCGTCGGTAAGTTCAGTGATTTTACCGATAAAGCGCTGTCTGAAATTCAAAAGCTCGGAATGACTCATATTTGGTATACAGGAGTGCCGCATCACGCCGTCATCAATGATTACAAACACATAGGTATTTCAGACGATCACCCAAGCGTGGTAAAAGGCCGAGCAGGCTCCCCTTATGCAATTAAAGATTACTACTCCGTCAATCCGGACCTCGCCAATAATCCTGACCATCGGTTAGAAGAGTTTGAGGCATTGATAAAAAGAAGCCACGACAACGGTTTAAAAGTGATCATCGATATCGTACCGAATCACGTTGCGCGTCATTATCAAGGCTTAAACAACCCACAAGGCGTCAGTGACTTCGGCGCTCAAGATGACACAACGCTGGAATACCACAGAAACAATAACTTTTACTACATCCCCAACAGCACTTTTGAACTGCCAGATATCGAGCCCGCCTTTACGCCGCTTGGTGGTGAACAGCACCCTAACCTAAGCTCCCCGTTTATAGAGACGCCCGCCAAATGGACGGGTAACGGCTCACGTTTAGCCAAGCCTAGTTTCGATGATTGGTATGAAACGGCGAAAATCAATTATGGCGTGCGACCAGACGGTTCAAAAGACTTCCCTGAACTACCGAGTGACTATGCCCAGCGAGATTACCGAGAGCATCATCATTTCTGGGAATCGGCTGCTGTGCCTAGCTCTTGGGTGAAATTTCGAGATATAACATTGTTTTGGTTAGAAAAAGGTGTTGATGGGTTCCGCTACGACATGGCTGAGATGGTGCCTGTTGAGTTCTGGAGTTACCTTAATTCATCTATAAAGATGAAAAACCAAGATGCCTTTTTAATGGCTGAGGTGTACCAACCGGACTTATATCGCGACTATATCCACTTAGGAAAAATGGACTACCTCTATGACAAGGTTGATCTATACGATGGCCTCAAAGACATCATGCAAGGCAAGGCTTCAACGGCTATCATCCCCGAAATCCAACATCAGATGATGGATATTGAACACCACATGCTGCACTTCTTGGACAATCACGATGAGCAACGCGTCGCTTCTCCCGAGTTTGTTGGCAATCCAAATATCGCGAAACCTGCAATGCTAGTCAGTGCGTTATTGAGCAGTTCACCAACCATGATCTATTTTGGACAAGAAGTTGGTGAACCTGGAGCGGAAAACGCAGGGTTTGGACAGCCCTCTCGTACCTCTATATTCGATTACGTCGGAGTCCCACAACACCAAAAATGGATGAATCACGGTGCATTCGATGCCGGATTATTAAACGACAACGAAAAGCAACTACGTCACTTCTATCAGAAGGTAATGAACTTTTCGCTTGAGCACTCTTCAATGACTGGTGAATATCGAGACTTACATAAAAGCAATAATCAGAGTGATTCGGTTTACACATTTCTGCGCTATGACGACCAAGAGGTGACAATAGTTGCTGCGAATTTCAGCCAACATGTCACAGAGAATATTCACTTAACGGTTCCAAATGATCTTATACAAACGCTCACAATCGCTGATGGCAATTACTTGCTAGATGAACATATTGAAGGCATTCAACAACAGGTATTAAACGTTGAGAAAAGTATTGGCAGTTTTAGTCTTGAACTAAAGCCACTGGCTTCGTTGGTTTGGGTATTTCCCTTATCTGAATAG
- the pulA gene encoding pullulanase-type alpha-1,6-glucosidase gives MTKKRSFKRSTLAKAILPLFTATLITGCGSDNDSDTDAGNSGLYKAGENEVVVYYKRDVAAASTSSSTYDGWGLHLWNGEGCTSTDLVAMGLSETGTNWEAPYEFDGISDTYGAYYVLKVDPDASDPHKCMNFILHNGDEKAFGSANSKVELTKLGDSQGVFGFHGSSELYYDPISERPVNIDGQKAHWLDATTIAWEAASNADSVKLFYALDNSITMNDDKEIVGGTAIELSKDGELSSELKERFRHLASLPALAIDVDDSTLRTILKSQIIFVAYNASGDVISSTEVQKPGVLDAVFASEDAGNAMAEELGAIVEGSAATFKLWAPTAQDVELVLYSEDLKSSQVFPMKESTETGIWATDAVPNAVNSYYRYQVKVYHPTTGNIETRLVTDPYSLSLSKNSAYSQVIDLDDSALMPEGWVGYKRPTVEKDEDHVLYESHLRDFSFSDKLGTKSLNGKYLALTEADRESVKHLQELKDAGLTTLHILPAFDIATVDEDEASRVDITDTVGKLCDVKPTAALCGNEDENKVIEEVLDGYDPSTGDAQALMNDLRMLDSFNWGYDPFHYTVPEGSYATDPNGSKRILEFRQMVKATHDMDLKLIMDVVYNHTNASGVNDKSVLDKIVPGYYHRLNVNTGGVENSTCCDNTATENLMMGKLMVDSLKVWADDYKVDGFRFDLMGHQPKDVMVEALAEVRKIDENTLFYGEGWDFGEVADNARFDQANQINMAGTEIGTFSDRLRDAVRGGSPFDGGVDSEGNHPLRFNQGFGNAAIANEETKVDQDSINGRLHNQDLVRLGMAGNLAEYVLIDYKGDTKLGKNVDYNGAPAGYTKMPSENISYVSKHDNQTLWDNNAYKIAAGTSSAERARMQSVSLSTVMLGQGIPFIHMGSELLRSKSMQRDSYDSGDWYNRVMFDGTNNNWNVGLPREDKDGANWDLIKTIIADSTAKPDADDIELTKQQFLELLKIRSSSELFRLDTADEVMKRVDFRNVGEDQVEGLIVMSIDDGASAGTDLDPANDAIVAVVNSTDESQSFKITGATGFTLHTVQQSSADDTVKGASFAAETFTVPALTTAVFVQAQGDAQGVGLPVDNSDKDVSSIPPYGQTTVYVRGNMNEWGATDDWAMSFVSNGVYSLTATLDPNSYEFKFGSSTWETIDIGCKSAELADGSINLGTDGNCQLSVTEAGNYTFILNAIYELDDNVEKAVVSVTKN, from the coding sequence ATTACAAAAAAGAGAAGCTTCAAACGATCAACGCTAGCCAAAGCGATTCTACCTCTCTTCACCGCCACCCTTATCACAGGCTGTGGTAGTGATAACGACAGCGACACGGATGCTGGCAACAGTGGTTTATACAAAGCTGGCGAAAACGAAGTCGTTGTTTACTACAAACGTGATGTCGCGGCTGCTAGCACGTCTAGCTCGACCTATGATGGCTGGGGATTGCACCTTTGGAATGGCGAAGGCTGTACCAGCACAGACTTAGTAGCCATGGGGTTAAGTGAAACGGGTACTAACTGGGAAGCACCTTACGAATTTGATGGTATCAGCGATACCTACGGTGCCTACTATGTGTTGAAAGTCGATCCTGATGCTTCTGACCCGCATAAATGCATGAACTTCATCTTACACAATGGCGACGAAAAAGCGTTTGGTAGTGCCAATTCGAAAGTCGAGTTAACCAAGCTTGGTGATTCGCAAGGTGTATTCGGATTTCATGGCAGCAGCGAGTTGTACTACGACCCAATCTCAGAAAGACCAGTCAATATTGATGGCCAAAAAGCACATTGGTTAGATGCAACCACCATCGCTTGGGAAGCAGCTAGTAATGCCGATTCTGTAAAACTCTTCTATGCGTTAGATAACAGCATCACGATGAACGACGACAAAGAAATTGTCGGCGGCACTGCAATTGAACTAAGCAAAGACGGGGAGCTGTCCTCTGAATTGAAAGAGCGTTTCCGCCACCTTGCAAGCTTACCAGCCCTGGCTATCGATGTTGACGACAGCACACTTCGCACTATTTTAAAATCTCAGATAATTTTTGTTGCCTACAATGCCAGTGGCGATGTTATCTCTTCAACTGAGGTTCAAAAACCTGGTGTGCTTGATGCGGTATTTGCTAGCGAAGATGCTGGTAATGCAATGGCTGAAGAATTAGGCGCGATTGTTGAAGGCAGTGCGGCTACCTTCAAGCTTTGGGCACCAACAGCGCAAGATGTAGAGCTCGTTCTTTACAGCGAAGACCTGAAAAGCTCACAAGTTTTTCCAATGAAAGAAAGCACTGAGACGGGTATTTGGGCGACTGACGCGGTACCTAACGCTGTCAACAGTTACTATCGCTACCAAGTGAAGGTTTACCACCCAACCACAGGCAACATTGAGACTCGCTTAGTAACCGACCCTTACTCACTCAGCTTATCGAAAAACTCTGCATACTCTCAAGTCATCGATCTTGATGATTCAGCATTAATGCCTGAAGGTTGGGTTGGATATAAACGCCCAACCGTAGAGAAAGACGAAGACCACGTACTCTACGAGTCACATCTTCGTGATTTTAGCTTCAGCGATAAGCTCGGCACAAAGAGCCTAAACGGCAAGTACCTCGCTCTCACAGAAGCAGATCGTGAGTCGGTTAAACACCTTCAAGAATTGAAAGATGCGGGCTTAACGACACTACATATCTTACCGGCATTCGATATCGCTACCGTCGATGAAGATGAAGCGAGCCGTGTCGATATTACTGACACCGTTGGTAAGCTATGTGATGTAAAACCGACTGCCGCCTTATGTGGAAACGAAGACGAAAACAAAGTCATCGAAGAAGTACTCGATGGTTATGATCCTTCAACAGGCGATGCACAAGCGCTAATGAACGACCTGCGTATGCTCGACAGCTTCAACTGGGGCTACGACCCATTCCATTACACGGTTCCAGAGGGCAGCTACGCGACAGATCCTAATGGTTCTAAGCGTATTCTAGAGTTCCGTCAAATGGTGAAAGCAACGCACGACATGGATCTTAAGCTGATCATGGACGTTGTATACAACCATACCAATGCGTCTGGCGTGAACGATAAGTCAGTGCTGGATAAGATTGTCCCTGGGTACTATCACCGCCTTAACGTCAACACCGGTGGCGTCGAAAACTCAACCTGTTGTGACAACACTGCAACTGAAAACCTAATGATGGGTAAATTGATGGTCGATTCACTTAAGGTATGGGCTGACGACTATAAAGTGGATGGTTTCCGATTTGACTTAATGGGCCACCAGCCAAAAGACGTGATGGTAGAAGCTCTTGCTGAAGTTCGTAAAATCGACGAGAACACACTGTTCTACGGTGAAGGTTGGGATTTCGGTGAAGTAGCGGATAACGCACGCTTCGATCAAGCGAACCAAATCAACATGGCAGGCACTGAGATCGGTACCTTCTCGGACCGTCTGCGTGACGCCGTACGTGGCGGTAGCCCGTTTGATGGTGGCGTCGATTCAGAAGGCAACCACCCACTTCGCTTTAACCAAGGCTTTGGTAACGCAGCGATTGCCAACGAAGAGACCAAAGTTGATCAAGATTCAATCAACGGTCGCTTACACAACCAAGATCTTGTTCGTTTAGGCATGGCAGGTAACCTCGCAGAATACGTGTTGATTGATTACAAAGGCGACACCAAACTGGGTAAAAACGTCGATTACAACGGTGCGCCCGCTGGCTACACCAAAATGCCTTCAGAGAACATCTCTTACGTTTCAAAACACGATAACCAAACGCTTTGGGACAACAACGCTTACAAGATCGCTGCAGGTACTAGTTCTGCAGAGCGTGCTCGCATGCAGTCGGTATCGCTTTCTACCGTGATGTTAGGCCAAGGCATACCATTCATCCATATGGGTTCTGAACTACTTCGTTCTAAGTCTATGCAGCGCGATTCTTACGACTCTGGTGATTGGTACAACCGCGTCATGTTTGACGGTACTAACAATAACTGGAATGTTGGCTTACCACGTGAAGACAAAGATGGTGCTAACTGGGATTTGATCAAAACTATCATAGCTGACAGCACGGCTAAACCAGACGCAGACGACATTGAGCTGACTAAGCAGCAATTCCTAGAGCTATTAAAAATCCGTAGCTCAAGCGAACTGTTCCGCTTAGACACAGCAGACGAAGTCATGAAGCGTGTCGACTTCCGCAATGTTGGTGAGGATCAAGTCGAAGGCCTAATCGTGATGTCTATCGATGATGGTGCATCCGCAGGTACAGACCTCGATCCAGCGAACGATGCGATTGTCGCGGTTGTAAACTCTACCGATGAATCTCAATCATTCAAAATCACAGGAGCGACGGGGTTTACTCTTCATACCGTTCAACAGAGCTCAGCTGATGACACAGTCAAAGGCGCAAGCTTTGCCGCTGAAACGTTCACTGTACCTGCATTAACCACAGCAGTATTTGTACAGGCTCAAGGCGATGCGCAAGGTGTCGGTCTGCCAGTCGATAACTCAGATAAAGATGTATCTAGCATTCCGCCATACGGGCAAACAACGGTTTACGTTAGAGGTAACATGAATGAATGGGGCGCAACTGATGATTGGGCGATGAGCTTTGTTAGTAACGGAGTTTATTCTTTAACAGCAACTTTAGATCCTAATAGTTATGAATTCAAATTTGGGAGTTCTACCTGGGAAACCATTGATATCGGTTGTAAGTCCGCTGAACTTGCAGATGGCTCTATCAATCTTGGAACTGATGGTAACTGCCAATTGAGCGTAACAGAAGCTGGCAACTACACATTCATTCTGAATGCGATTTATGAGTTAGATGACAATGTAGAAAAAGCGGTCGTTTCAGTAACCAAGAATTAA
- a CDS encoding MalM family protein: MYFKALMLSGCVALAGCQSAQVVEQVQVAQAEQVNSIAGLQFASMKLPSSAIFDVTPDSQILNYQGINSPVVAIELPADRGEYSIKITSMIGDTAFVPNAVIYDKNGRELERYGKESFEYAKPRLHLGNRLVADNDFYPPTTSESVYLVIYTEQQDLDGFTDVIHPARLDAEGRGNYLPEMEDIPVPNANVGKIEVTLDRVSFFSFGSSSDSNAKPAAAAKLDTIQPETQTYYHNAIQTAVSEDNIPKALSLLDEAKALGIEGAQEVFVKAVNKK; encoded by the coding sequence ATGTATTTTAAAGCTCTTATGCTAAGTGGCTGTGTTGCGTTAGCCGGTTGTCAATCTGCGCAAGTAGTCGAGCAAGTGCAAGTTGCGCAAGCTGAACAAGTTAACTCTATTGCTGGTCTTCAATTTGCTTCAATGAAGCTGCCAAGCTCAGCAATTTTTGATGTAACACCAGATAGTCAAATATTAAATTACCAAGGCATCAACAGCCCTGTGGTCGCGATAGAGCTCCCTGCAGACCGTGGTGAGTATTCTATTAAGATCACGAGCATGATCGGCGATACAGCATTTGTACCAAATGCCGTCATTTACGATAAAAATGGTCGTGAGCTAGAGCGTTATGGTAAAGAGAGTTTCGAATACGCGAAACCAAGATTGCACTTGGGAAATCGCTTAGTTGCTGACAACGATTTTTACCCACCGACGACGTCTGAATCGGTTTATTTAGTTATCTATACCGAGCAGCAAGATCTGGATGGTTTTACTGATGTCATTCATCCTGCTCGTTTAGATGCAGAAGGCCGCGGTAACTACTTGCCAGAAATGGAAGATATCCCAGTTCCGAACGCAAACGTAGGTAAGATTGAAGTGACTCTTGATAGAGTAAGTTTCTTCTCGTTTGGTTCTAGCAGTGATTCTAACGCTAAGCCAGCGGCGGCAGCGAAGCTTGATACCATTCAACCAGAGACGCAAACTTACTACCATAATGCAATTCAAACGGCAGTAAGTGAAGATAATATTCCGAAAGCTCTGAGCTTATTAGATGAAGCAAAAGCACTCGGTATTGAAGGCGCACAAGAAGTATTTGTAAAAGCCGTCAATAAAAAATAA
- the lamB gene encoding maltoporin LamB — MKKVSLIAAAVATTLAAGSAFAVDFNGYMRAGTGISGNGNGDVSVNKNGIGRLGNENDNYSEFGLAEELKTGEQTWRVESMIASGAPGANGWEDSDFNVAQFAVKAKGVLSFDQEATLWAGKTYYQRKDIHITDFYYLNTSGTGGGVENISIGDQKLSVALIQDGDTDDSTGYIFDARLANIGLWQDASLEFALAYNFATDSDDASESADDGLLASAILHQGTSNGFHQTVLQYGTNGYGVQAANFWGSGSYYSRGTEAFNEASGFRLINWGVMNLGESWEMGHQLAYLAGSDIGGADKDGNYTNKTFDIDQYSAVVRPMYKWNDTMRTVFEAGYNAGERIADGGLATEDFGNAKFTVAQAWAMGDSFWARPEIRVYGSYILDTENKEAFNGDDTEYVFGIQAEAWW, encoded by the coding sequence ATGAAAAAAGTAAGTTTGATTGCTGCTGCAGTGGCAACTACATTAGCTGCTGGCTCTGCGTTCGCTGTAGATTTTAATGGTTACATGCGTGCTGGTACTGGTATTAGCGGTAACGGTAACGGTGATGTATCAGTAAATAAAAACGGTATTGGTCGTCTAGGTAACGAAAACGATAACTATTCTGAGTTTGGTTTAGCTGAAGAGCTGAAAACTGGTGAGCAAACGTGGCGCGTTGAGTCAATGATTGCTTCTGGTGCTCCTGGCGCAAATGGTTGGGAAGATTCTGACTTTAACGTTGCTCAGTTTGCTGTTAAAGCGAAAGGCGTTCTATCTTTTGACCAAGAAGCGACTCTTTGGGCTGGTAAAACATACTACCAACGTAAAGACATCCACATCACTGACTTCTACTACCTAAATACATCAGGTACTGGTGGTGGTGTTGAAAACATCTCTATTGGTGACCAAAAACTTTCTGTAGCGCTTATTCAAGATGGTGACACTGACGATTCAACGGGTTACATCTTTGATGCTCGTCTAGCGAACATTGGCCTATGGCAAGATGCTTCTCTAGAATTTGCACTAGCATACAACTTCGCAACTGATTCAGATGACGCAAGTGAGTCTGCTGATGATGGTCTACTAGCATCTGCGATTTTACACCAAGGAACGAGCAACGGCTTCCACCAAACTGTACTTCAATACGGTACTAATGGTTACGGCGTACAAGCTGCAAACTTCTGGGGTTCAGGTTCTTACTACTCTCGTGGTACTGAAGCATTCAACGAAGCATCTGGTTTCCGTCTAATTAACTGGGGTGTAATGAACCTTGGCGAATCTTGGGAAATGGGTCACCAACTAGCTTACCTAGCGGGTAGCGATATCGGTGGTGCTGACAAAGATGGTAACTACACAAACAAAACTTTCGATATCGACCAGTATTCTGCTGTAGTTCGTCCAATGTACAAGTGGAACGACACTATGCGTACAGTATTTGAAGCTGGTTACAACGCTGGTGAGCGTATTGCTGACGGCGGTCTAGCAACAGAAGACTTCGGTAACGCTAAATTCACAGTAGCTCAAGCTTGGGCTATGGGTGACAGCTTCTGGGCTCGTCCTGAAATCCGTGTTTACGGTTCTTACATCCTAGATACTGAAAATAAAGAAGCATTCAACGGTGACGATACTGAATACGTGTTCGGTATCCAAGCTGAAGCTTGGTGGTAA
- the glgX gene encoding glycogen debranching protein GlgX produces MTRTLARPYPLGATLGNTGCNFSIYSPDCKSLSLALFDENDEFTTYKLENEYADIGYVFIDGIKAGQKYGFIAETENGPILLSDPYAKAISEPLDYATPYTNEKSFSMAKCVVIDDTFDWQDVDKPRISREETVLFETHVKGLSKLHPEVATHTKGRYLGLVSPEMLAFYKQQNINSLQLLPIAACMHEPHLLDMGKVNYWGYNPYLFMVPDPRYAEKDAVNELKTAIRELHRNGIEVILDVVYNHTAEGGEGGTTFNLKALDSRYYIKHGCHYANFTGCGNTVDLTHQPALNLVMDTLRYWVNEFKVDGFRFDLAATLGREGDNYNPEAAFFKAVAQDPVLKETKLIAEPWDIGPNGYQVGNFPLGWNECNDKLRDITRSFWRGDQGYLKEFATRLMGSRDIYSAAHWPYKLTVNYITYHDGFTMQDLVSYKHKHNEENGENNRDGHGDNRSENYGVEGETENLLVVATREKQKRNFMASLLFAFGIPHILTADVLSHTQKGNNNAYCQDGVTSWLNWEDSERKTYFKTWLSEMISARQQYMVPFIKAFSGEKRNSNRIFWSRVDGTLMEHDDWNRLSSVALHLGIGKDGDELIYLINQTNAPARFSLPSDRDQNWVTICDTNLRNVKPGHAEGEMLLSPASMAILHYSPDKTDLS; encoded by the coding sequence ATGACTAGAACGCTCGCTCGCCCTTATCCACTAGGCGCAACGCTAGGTAACACTGGCTGCAACTTCTCAATTTATTCTCCTGACTGTAAATCCCTTTCCCTCGCTCTCTTTGACGAGAACGATGAGTTCACCACTTATAAATTGGAAAATGAATACGCTGATATTGGATATGTGTTCATCGACGGAATAAAAGCAGGACAAAAATACGGCTTCATTGCTGAAACTGAAAATGGTCCAATCTTACTTTCAGACCCTTACGCTAAAGCAATCAGCGAACCGCTCGATTACGCCACGCCATATACCAATGAAAAAAGCTTTTCGATGGCGAAATGTGTCGTTATTGATGACACTTTCGACTGGCAAGATGTAGACAAGCCGCGTATTAGCCGAGAAGAGACCGTTCTTTTCGAAACTCATGTAAAAGGCCTATCGAAACTTCACCCTGAAGTCGCGACCCATACTAAAGGCCGTTACTTAGGGTTAGTTAGCCCTGAAATGCTCGCGTTCTACAAACAGCAAAATATCAACTCTCTACAACTTTTACCTATTGCTGCGTGCATGCATGAGCCTCACCTACTAGATATGGGGAAAGTGAACTATTGGGGTTACAACCCATACTTATTCATGGTGCCTGACCCACGCTACGCCGAAAAGGACGCCGTGAATGAGCTCAAAACTGCGATTCGTGAACTGCACCGTAATGGCATCGAGGTCATTCTCGACGTCGTGTACAACCACACAGCAGAAGGCGGTGAAGGTGGAACGACCTTCAACCTAAAAGCACTGGATAGTCGCTACTACATTAAACATGGTTGTCATTATGCGAACTTTACTGGTTGCGGTAATACGGTCGACCTAACCCACCAGCCAGCACTCAACTTAGTGATGGATACGCTTCGCTATTGGGTTAATGAGTTTAAAGTTGATGGTTTCCGCTTTGATTTAGCAGCAACGCTAGGCCGTGAAGGCGATAATTACAATCCTGAGGCCGCTTTCTTCAAAGCCGTTGCTCAAGATCCGGTACTTAAAGAAACCAAGCTAATTGCAGAACCTTGGGACATCGGCCCGAATGGCTACCAAGTCGGTAATTTTCCTTTAGGTTGGAATGAGTGTAACGACAAGCTCAGAGACATTACACGCAGCTTCTGGCGCGGTGATCAAGGCTATCTGAAAGAGTTTGCAACTCGCTTGATGGGATCGCGTGATATCTACAGTGCTGCTCATTGGCCGTACAAATTGACCGTCAACTACATCACTTACCATGACGGCTTCACCATGCAGGACCTTGTTTCTTACAAACATAAGCACAACGAAGAGAATGGTGAGAACAACCGCGATGGACACGGCGACAATCGCTCTGAAAACTATGGCGTTGAAGGCGAAACCGAAAACCTCCTGGTCGTCGCAACACGTGAAAAACAGAAGCGTAACTTCATGGCAAGCCTGCTGTTCGCCTTTGGTATTCCGCATATTCTGACGGCTGATGTGTTATCTCATACTCAAAAGGGTAACAACAATGCTTACTGCCAAGACGGCGTAACCAGCTGGCTGAACTGGGAAGATTCAGAGCGTAAGACTTACTTCAAGACTTGGCTGTCTGAGATGATCTCCGCACGTCAGCAATACATGGTGCCTTTTATTAAGGCATTCAGTGGCGAAAAGCGTAACTCTAACCGCATCTTCTGGAGCCGTGTCGATGGCACTCTCATGGAACATGATGATTGGAACCGTTTAAGCTCGGTTGCGTTGCATTTAGGTATTGGTAAAGATGGTGACGAGTTGATTTATCTAATCAACCAAACCAACGCACCGGCGCGTTTTTCTTTACCTAGTGACCGTGATCAAAACTGGGTAACTATTTGCGATACGAACCTACGAAATGTAAAACCAGGTCATGCTGAAGGTGAAATGCTGTTATCTCCAGCTTCAATGGCGATTCTGCACTATTCGCCAGACAAGACTGATTTAAGTTAA